In a genomic window of Equus caballus isolate H_3958 breed thoroughbred chromosome 9, TB-T2T, whole genome shotgun sequence:
- the C9H8orf90 gene encoding uncharacterized protein C8orf90 homolog — protein MASPCSGDPSSAGLPPPSVATPGPAAPPEPPFPDIYGGDAQLWEAHFRGIGRAYRALGKEDDFAIRLLTEDFTLPFPFAWPPGPDPARGPLFYDPHDRAGFDFLLRGPGAPPPALLRPLHSTAQAAERKRRLERLARSYAHAGAGQPPGLVLLPPGPEAGTPAAAPPGWASPRRPRESQ, from the exons ATGGCATCCCCCTGTTCCGGGGACCCCAGTTCAGCAGGTCTGCCCCCTCCTTCTGTAGCCACTCCAG GTCCCGCCGCGCCCCCGGAGCCCCCCTTCCCAGACATCTACGGCGGGGACGCGCAGCTCTGGGAGGCGCACTTCCGCGGCATCGGGCGCGCCTACCGCGCGCTGGGCAAGGAGGACGACTTCGCCATCCGCCTGCTCACCGAGGACTTCACGCTGCCCTTCCCGTTCGCCTGGCCGCCGGGGCCCGACCCGGCCCGCGGGCCGCTCTTCTACGACCCCCACGACCGCGCGGGCTTCGACTTCCTGCTGCGGGGCCCGGGCGCGCCGCCCCCCGCGCTGCTGCGGCCCCTGCACAGCACGGCGCAGGCGGCCGAGCGCAAGCGGCGCCTGGAGAGGCTGGCGCGCAGCTACGCGCACGCGGGCGCcggccagccccctggcctcgTGCTGCTCCCGCCTGGGCCCGAGGCCGGCACCCCCGCGGCGGCGCCCCCCGGCTGGGCCAGCCCCCGGCGGCCCCGAGAAAGTCAATAA